A genome region from Nycticebus coucang isolate mNycCou1 chromosome 22, mNycCou1.pri, whole genome shotgun sequence includes the following:
- the LYPLA2 gene encoding acyl-protein thioesterase 2, translated as MCGNTMSVPLLTDAATVSGAERETAAVIFLHGLGDTGHSWADALSTIRLPHVKYICPHAPRIPVTLNMKMVMPSWFDLMGLSPDAPEDEAGIKKAAENIKALIEHEMKNGIPANRIVLGGFSQGGALSLYTALTCPHPLAGIVALSCWLPLHRAFPQAANGSAKDLAILQCHGELDPMVPVRFGALTAEKLRSVVTPARVQFKTYPGVMHSSCPQEMAAVKEFLEKLLPPV; from the exons ATGTGTGGTAACACCATGTCTGTGCCCCTGCTCACCGATGCTGCCACTGTGTCTGGAGCTGAGCGGGAAACGGCTGCG GTTATTTTTTTACATGGACTTGGAGACACAGG GCACAGCTGGGCTGACGCCCTCTCTACCATCCGGCTCCCTCACGTCAAATACATCTGTCCCCACGC GCCTAGGATCCCTGtgacactcaacatgaagatggTGATGCCCTCCTG GTTTGACCTGATGGGGTTGAGTCCAGATGCCCCAGAAGATGAAGCTGGCATCAAGAAGGCAGCAGAGAACA TCAAGGCCTTGATTGAGCACGAGATGAAGAATGGGATCCCTGCCAATCGTATCGTCCTGGGAGGCTTTTCACAG ggTGGGGCCCTGTCCCTCTACACAGCCCTCACCTGCCCCCACCCTCTGGCTGGCATTGTGGCATTGAGCTGTTGGCTCCCTTTGCACCGGGCCTTCCCCCAG GCAGCCAATGGCAGTGCCAAGGACCTGGCCATTCTTCAGTGCCATGGGGAGCTGGACCCCATGGTGCCTGTACGGTTTGGGGCCCTGACAGCTGAGAAGCTCCGGTCTGTTGTCACACCTGCCAGGGTCCAGTTCAAGACATATCCAGGTGTTATGCATAGCTCCTGTCCTCAG GAGATGGCAGCTGTGAAGGAATTTCTTGAGAAGCTGCTGCCTCCTGTCTAA
- the GALE gene encoding UDP-glucose 4-epimerase isoform X2, whose protein sequence is MAEKVLVTGGAGYIGSHTVLELLEAGYSPVVIDNFHNAFRGGGSMPESLRRVQELTGCSVEFEEMDILDQAALQRLFKKHSFVAVIHFAGLKAVGESVQKPLDYYKVNLTGTIQLLEIMKACGVKNLVFSSSATVYGNPQYLPLDEAHPTGGCTNPYGKSKFFIEEMIRDLCQADKAWNAVLLRYFNPTGAHASGCIGEDPQGIPNNLMPYVSQVAIGRREALNVFGNDYDTEDGTGVRDYIHVVDLAKGHIAALRKLKEQCGCRIYNLGTGKGYSVLQMVQAMEKASGKKIPYKVVARREGDVAACYANPNLACEELGWTAALGLDRMCEDLWRWQKQNPLGFGTQA, encoded by the exons ATGGCAGAGAAGGTGCTGGTAACGGGTGGGGCTGGCTACATTGGCAGCCACACTGTGCTGGAGCTGCTGGAGGCTGGCTACTCACCTGTAGTTATCGACAACTTTCATAATGCCTTCCGTG GAGGGGGCTCCATGCCTGAGAGCCTGCGGCGGGTACAGGAATTGACAGGCTGCTCTGTGGAGTTTGAGGAGATGGACATCTTGGACCAGGCAGCCCTACAGCGTCTCTTCAAAAAG CACAGTTTCGTGGCAGTCATCCACTTTGCTGGGCTCAAGGCTGTGGGTGAATCAGTACAGAAGCCTCTGGATTATTACAAAGTTAACCTAACAGGGACCATCCAGCTTCTAGAG ATCATGAAAGCCTGTGGGGTGAAGAACCTGGTGTTCAGCAGCTCTGCCACTGTGTATGGGAACCCCCAGTACTTGCCcctggatgaggcccacccaacGGGTGGCTGTACCAACCCTTACGGCAAGTCCAAGTTTTTCATTGAGGAAATGATCCGGGACCTGTGCCAGGCAGACAAG GCCTGGAATGCAGTGCTGCTGCGCTATTTCAACCCCACGGGCGCCCATGCCTCTGGCTGCATTGGTGAGGATCCCCAGGGCATCCCCAACAACCTCATGCCTTATGTCTCCCAG GTGGCAATCGGGAGGCGGGAGGCCTTGAATGTCTTTGGTAATGACTATGACACGGAGGATGGCACAG GTGTCCGGGATTATATCCATGTCGTGGATCTGGCCAAAGGCCACATTGCAGCTTTGAGGAAGCTGAAGGAGCAGTGTGGCTGCAGG ATCTACAACCTGGGCACTGGCAAAGGCTACTCAGTGCTACAGATGGTCCAAGCCATGGAGAAGGCCTCTGGGAAGAAG ATCCCGTACAAAGTGGTGGCACGGCGGGAAGGTGATGTGGCCGCCTGTTATGCCAACCCCAACCTGGCCTGTGAAGAGCTGGGCTGGACAGCAGCCTTAGGGTTGGACAGGATGT GTGAGGATCTATGGCGCTGGCAGAAGCAGAATCCTTTAGGCTTCGGCACACAGGCCTGA
- the GALE gene encoding UDP-glucose 4-epimerase isoform X1, translating into MQKFPAQSQVGWSWRSPKGMEAAWKAAVAAALSLRMKGLTVWGAFPAPPPCACLGRTCTPGSGDWAKSTSTSSDPGAMAEKVLVTGGAGYIGSHTVLELLEAGYSPVVIDNFHNAFRGGGSMPESLRRVQELTGCSVEFEEMDILDQAALQRLFKKHSFVAVIHFAGLKAVGESVQKPLDYYKVNLTGTIQLLEIMKACGVKNLVFSSSATVYGNPQYLPLDEAHPTGGCTNPYGKSKFFIEEMIRDLCQADKAWNAVLLRYFNPTGAHASGCIGEDPQGIPNNLMPYVSQVAIGRREALNVFGNDYDTEDGTGVRDYIHVVDLAKGHIAALRKLKEQCGCRIYNLGTGKGYSVLQMVQAMEKASGKKIPYKVVARREGDVAACYANPNLACEELGWTAALGLDRMCEDLWRWQKQNPLGFGTQA; encoded by the exons ATGCAGAAGTTCCCGGCACAGAGTCAAGTGGGTTGGAGCTGGAGGAGCCCAAAGGGGATGGAGGCAGCCTGGAAGGCAGCGGTGGCAGCGGCCCTGTCTCTGAGAATGAAAGGCCTCACTGTCTGGGGCGCCTTCCCCGCCCCGCCCCCCTGTGCCTGTTTAGGGCGGACGTGTACACCTGGCAGCGGAGACTGGGCCAAGTCCACGTCTACATCGTCCGATCCAGG TGCCATGGCAGAGAAGGTGCTGGTAACGGGTGGGGCTGGCTACATTGGCAGCCACACTGTGCTGGAGCTGCTGGAGGCTGGCTACTCACCTGTAGTTATCGACAACTTTCATAATGCCTTCCGTG GAGGGGGCTCCATGCCTGAGAGCCTGCGGCGGGTACAGGAATTGACAGGCTGCTCTGTGGAGTTTGAGGAGATGGACATCTTGGACCAGGCAGCCCTACAGCGTCTCTTCAAAAAG CACAGTTTCGTGGCAGTCATCCACTTTGCTGGGCTCAAGGCTGTGGGTGAATCAGTACAGAAGCCTCTGGATTATTACAAAGTTAACCTAACAGGGACCATCCAGCTTCTAGAG ATCATGAAAGCCTGTGGGGTGAAGAACCTGGTGTTCAGCAGCTCTGCCACTGTGTATGGGAACCCCCAGTACTTGCCcctggatgaggcccacccaacGGGTGGCTGTACCAACCCTTACGGCAAGTCCAAGTTTTTCATTGAGGAAATGATCCGGGACCTGTGCCAGGCAGACAAG GCCTGGAATGCAGTGCTGCTGCGCTATTTCAACCCCACGGGCGCCCATGCCTCTGGCTGCATTGGTGAGGATCCCCAGGGCATCCCCAACAACCTCATGCCTTATGTCTCCCAG GTGGCAATCGGGAGGCGGGAGGCCTTGAATGTCTTTGGTAATGACTATGACACGGAGGATGGCACAG GTGTCCGGGATTATATCCATGTCGTGGATCTGGCCAAAGGCCACATTGCAGCTTTGAGGAAGCTGAAGGAGCAGTGTGGCTGCAGG ATCTACAACCTGGGCACTGGCAAAGGCTACTCAGTGCTACAGATGGTCCAAGCCATGGAGAAGGCCTCTGGGAAGAAG ATCCCGTACAAAGTGGTGGCACGGCGGGAAGGTGATGTGGCCGCCTGTTATGCCAACCCCAACCTGGCCTGTGAAGAGCTGGGCTGGACAGCAGCCTTAGGGTTGGACAGGATGT GTGAGGATCTATGGCGCTGGCAGAAGCAGAATCCTTTAGGCTTCGGCACACAGGCCTGA